Proteins co-encoded in one Candidatus Bathyarchaeota archaeon genomic window:
- the ilvD gene encoding dihydroxy-acid dehydratase — protein sequence MRSNEIKLGTERAPHRALLKSLGLTDQDISKPFIGIANSYTNIVPGHTHLRALGEAVKAGITAAGATPFEFNTIAVCDGIAMGHQGMRYSLPSRELIADSVEIMAQAHRLDGIVLLSSCDKIVPGMLMAAARLDIPAVFVTGGPMASGILEGRKVGVNNVFEAVGKVFAGKMTAEESAILEDVACPGCGSCNGMFTANTMACVTEALGMSLPYCATALANGAQKQRIAKESGEKIVELVQKDIKPSQIMTQNAFDNAAAVDMALGGSTNTVLHLSAIAAEAGAKLSLTNYDDIGKKVPHLCSMIPSGVYDMEDLHTAGGLPALIKELKPFIHYDALTVTGKTVGENVKDAKVINTEVIRPLDNPVHKEGGIAILRGNLAPQGAVVKMAAVSPKMMKHQGPAKVYDSEHEAEEAMKRRDVKAGDVVVIRYEGPRGGPGMPEMLIPTATIAGMGLSESVALITDGRFSGATRGPCIGHVAPEAFVGGPIAALKNGDLITIDIPNRVLRVELSEQELKKRLAAWKPRNPKIAKGYLSRYVPTQVE from the coding sequence ATGAGAAGCAACGAAATTAAACTTGGAACCGAACGGGCACCACACAGAGCCCTCCTAAAAAGCCTAGGACTAACAGACCAAGATATTTCTAAACCATTCATCGGCATAGCAAACAGCTACACAAACATCGTCCCCGGACACACACACCTCCGCGCATTGGGCGAAGCCGTAAAAGCAGGCATCACAGCGGCAGGCGCAACACCCTTCGAATTCAACACTATAGCTGTATGTGACGGCATCGCTATGGGGCACCAAGGCATGCGCTATTCTTTGCCAAGTCGCGAACTAATCGCCGACAGCGTCGAAATCATGGCACAAGCACACCGCCTCGACGGCATCGTCCTTCTCTCAAGTTGCGACAAAATCGTTCCCGGCATGCTCATGGCAGCCGCACGCCTCGACATTCCAGCCGTATTCGTCACGGGAGGACCAATGGCATCAGGCATTCTGGAAGGCAGAAAAGTCGGGGTTAACAACGTTTTTGAGGCTGTCGGAAAAGTATTCGCAGGAAAAATGACCGCCGAAGAATCAGCGATTCTTGAAGATGTGGCTTGCCCAGGATGCGGCAGCTGCAACGGCATGTTCACCGCTAACACCATGGCATGCGTTACCGAAGCACTCGGCATGTCACTGCCTTATTGTGCAACCGCACTAGCAAACGGAGCCCAAAAACAAAGAATCGCCAAAGAGTCAGGAGAAAAAATCGTAGAACTCGTCCAAAAAGACATTAAACCTTCGCAGATTATGACTCAAAACGCCTTTGACAACGCTGCCGCAGTTGACATGGCACTAGGAGGCTCCACAAACACCGTCCTGCACCTTTCAGCCATCGCTGCAGAAGCAGGCGCAAAACTGAGCCTAACAAACTACGACGACATCGGCAAAAAAGTCCCACACCTCTGCAGCATGATTCCAAGCGGCGTCTACGACATGGAAGACCTACACACTGCAGGAGGACTGCCAGCGCTCATCAAAGAACTAAAACCGTTCATACACTATGACGCACTAACAGTAACAGGTAAAACAGTCGGCGAAAACGTCAAGGACGCCAAAGTCATTAACACCGAAGTTATTCGTCCGCTAGACAATCCCGTGCACAAGGAAGGCGGCATAGCCATTTTACGAGGCAACTTGGCACCGCAAGGCGCAGTTGTCAAGATGGCAGCTGTTTCGCCTAAAATGATGAAGCATCAGGGTCCCGCTAAAGTGTATGATTCTGAGCATGAAGCTGAGGAAGCCATGAAGCGGCGTGATGTGAAAGCTGGTGACGTTGTGGTTATTCGTTATGAGGGTCCAAGAGGTGGACCTGGTATGCCTGAGATGCTTATTCCGACTGCGACGATTGCTGGTATGGGTCTTAGCGAGAGTGTGGCTTTGATTACGGATGGCAGGTTTTCGGGTGCGACTCGTGGACCTTGCATTGGACATGTTGCTCCTGAAGCGTTTGTTGGTGGTCCAATTGCCGCCCTCAAAAATGGCGACTTGATAACTATTGATATTCCCAATCGCGTTTTGAGAGTTGAGTTGTCTGAGCAGGAACTGAAAAAGCGGTTGGCGGCTTGGAAGCCTAGAAACCCAAAGATTGCGAAAGGTTATCTTTCAAGGTATGTGCCAACGCAAGTGGAATAA